tcTTCATTGAACGCTTCAGCGTCTGAAGATGGCATCCTGAAATTCTTGCTTATAAATCCATTCTGGCACATTATATCGTATTTGAATGGCTTGTTGAATACGAGACGTTCGTACGTTGCGTTTGGACCAAATTTCAATGGTAACGAAACCGACGTGCCACCTTCAGTGATCAGTCCTAAATTGGCAAAGGGGTACAGCAAATATACCTTGTCATTTATACTATACACAATGTCACATAATGCTACCAATGCTGCACTCAGCCCTATTGCAGGCCCGTTGAGACAACAAACCAAGACTTTGGAATGCTTAATGAAGGCATCGGTGACATATACATTTCTAGCAACAAAATTGGACAGCCATTTGCTCGTTTCTGACGCATATTTAACGCCATCATCCATCTGAGCCCTTGCAATACCTTTGAAATCAGCGCCACTGGAAAAAAACCTACCGGTGCTTTGCAGAATTGTAAAATACACATCACTATTCTTGTCTGCTAGCTCCAATAACTCCCCtagatatatataatcTTCGCCTTCTAAAGCATTCAAATTATCGGGCTTCACCAAAcggatgatgaagaagggCCCTTCAATATGATAACtaattttctcattttgTCTAATTTCTCTCAACATTCTCCTTCAACTGCTTTCACTGTCTTGACAACCGTTCTTATACACGTTCTCACTTTTTTATCCACATGTTTGTCTTTCT
The nucleotide sequence above comes from Saccharomyces mikatae IFO 1815 strain IFO1815 genome assembly, chromosome: 12. Encoded proteins:
- the ECI1 gene encoding dodecenoyl-CoA isomerase (similar to Saccharomyces cerevisiae ECI1 (YLR284C); ancestral locus Anc_6.78); this translates as MLREIRQNEKISYHIEGPFFIIRLVKPDNLNALEGEDYIYLGELLELADKNSDVYFTILQSTGRFFSSGADFKGIARAQMDDGVKYASETSKWLSNFVARNVYVTDAFIKHSKVLVCCLNGPAIGLSAALVALCDIVYSINDKVYLLYPFANLGLITEGGTSVSLPLKFGPNATYERLVFNKPFKYDIMCQNGFISKNFRMPSSDAEAFNEEVLKELREKVEGLYLPSCLGMKKLLKANHIDSFNKINSLEVNGSLQYWVDGEPLRRFGQLSSKERKHRL